The following are from one region of the Salvia splendens isolate huo1 chromosome 2, SspV2, whole genome shotgun sequence genome:
- the LOC121792487 gene encoding receptor-like cytoplasmic kinase 176: MGICMSSQIKAETSFQSGTDGGLTSSKMVSGDGTDLSNLSAKTSSTSVPPTPRSEDEILQSANMKSFTLADLKAATRNFRPDSVIGEGGFGSVFKGWIDEHTFAAARAGSGIVIAVKRLNQEGWQGHTEWLAEINYLGQLRHPNLVKLIGYCLEDDHRLLVYEFMPKGSMENHLFRRGSFFQPLSWSLRMKIALDAARGLAFLHSDEVKVIYRDFKTSNILLDSNYNAKLSDFGLARDGPTDDKSHVSTRVMGTYGYAAPEYLSTGHLTAKSDIYSFGVVLLEIISGKKAIDKTRPSGEHNLVEWAKPYLTNKRRVLHVLDARLEGQYSLGQATKAAQLALQCLAIEARSRPNMDEVVTALKQLQDSKDASKHDRKHHQLKIRSQTNSEPKTCKSSAQETRKATAYPRPSAFV, translated from the exons ATGGGGATTTGCATGAGCAGCCAGATTAAGGCTGAAACTTCATTTCAGAGTGGTACAG ATGGAGGTCTCACTTCCTCTAAAATGGTTAGTGGGGATGGGACCGACTTAAGTAATTTAAGCGCGAAAACTTCTTCAACATCCGTGCCTCCAACTCCTCGGAGTGAGGATGAAATATTGCAGTCCGCGAACATGAAAAGCTTCACACTCGCTGACCTCAAGGCAGCCACAAGAAATTTCCGCCCTGACAGTGTGATTGGGGAAGGTGGCTTCGGTTCTGTTTTCAAGGGGTGGATTGACGAGCATACGTTTGCTGCAGCTAGGGCTGGCTCTGGTATAGTAATAGCTGTAAAGCGACTAAACCAAGAGGGGTGGCAAGGACACACAGAATGGTTG GCTGAGATAAACTATTTAGGACAGTTGCGCCATCCTAATCTCGTGAAATTGATCGGTTACTGCTTAGAGGACGACCACAGACTTTTGGTGTACGAGTTCATGCCAAAGGGTAGTATGGAGAATCACCTATTCAGGA GAGGTTCTTTCTTCCAGCCACTATCTTGGAGCCTGAGAATGAAGATTGCTCTTGATGCTGCGAGGGGGCTCGCCTTTCTTCATAGCGACGAAGTGAAAGTTATATATCGGGACTTCAAGACTTCAAATATCCTGCTTGATTCA AACTACAATGCTAAACTTTCTGATTTTGGGCTGGCCCGGGATGGGCCAACCGATGATAAGAGTCATGTCTCCACCCGAGTTATGGGAACTTATGGATACGCTGCTCCAGAGTATCTATCCACAG GTCATTTAACGGCCAAGAGCGACATATACAGCTTCGGAGTTGTTCTCCTCGAGATTATATCGGGGAAGAAGGCAATAGACAAGACTCGTCCATCGGGGGAACACAACCTGGTCGAGTGGGCAAAGCCTTACCTCACGAACAAACGTCGAGTCCTTCATGTCCTGGATGCTCGTCTCGAAGGCCAGTACTCTCTGGGCCAGGCTACAAAAGCGGCCCAACTCGCTCTTCAGTGCCTAGCCATTGAAGCCAGGTCGAGGCCGAATATGGATGAGGTTGTGACGGCTCTGAAGCAGCTCCAGGACTCGAAGGATGCCTCAAAACACGACCGGAAACACCACCAATTGAAGATACGTTCGCAGACAAACAGTGAACCTAAAACTTGCAAGAGCAGTGCTCAAGAAACACGGAAGGCGACCGCCTATCCGAGGCCGTCGGCCTTTGTATGA